The genomic interval ACGGGAGGGAATCCGTCGGGACGGCGCCGCATCAGATCCAGCGTCCAGCCGCGCACCCCGTCTTCGGGACCGTAGACCGGAAGCCAGGAGAGGAAGCCGTCCACATCTCCGTTCGCCGCGGTGGCGATCGCCACGCGCACATGCGGGTCCTGTGCCTCGGCGAGCGTGCCGAGCGTGAACCGCATCTCGGGCAGATCCTTGTCTCCCACCCACAGATCCGAGATCGCCTGCAGCTGTGCGCGCACGCCCCAGCGCTCATCCGCGAGGCGTGTGACCGTGAACGTGACGCCTTCGCGCTGTGCGCGATTGGCGGCCGTGCGGATCGCGCCCCAGCGCTTGCCGGTGAACTCCAGCCCTGGCAGGTCCACGATCGTGTCGTCGGCGATCACGAGGCTCTGCCACCCCTCGGGTCCCGCTGCGCGGGTGTCGTCGTCGGCGCTGAAGAAGCATGGCGTGAGCCCCGCGCGCTCGGCACGATCGATGAACTCCGCCACGGCCGCGGCCCGGTCGGATGGATCGCCGATCGGATCGGCCAGTGCGAGCGCGACGCCGTTGTGGCGCTGATAGGCGACGATCCCGCCGGACGTGCGCAGATACTCGTTCGGCTCCCAGGTCGTCATCCACGACAGCGTTCCGCCGCCGTGCCGCTGCAGCGCCGTGATGACGTCGTCGCGAGTGGGTGCAGGCCCGCTGCCGAGCGGCGGCCGGCGCCGCCACCGGAAGGCGCGGCGGGTGATCAGGAGCATGATCAGGAACAGCGCCCACAGGACGCCGGTGGCCACCGCCATCCGCGCGTTCAGCCCGAGGTCCTCGAGATCCTTCTCCATCGAGAGTCGGAGCGCGAGCACGATGACCGCACCCAGCAGCACGTTCAGTACGGCGTAGAGCAACGACAGCAGCCACGCCCAGCGCCGGCCGCGGCGCAATCCGTTCAGCACGAGCACACTGACCCCGAGGTCGATCAGCACGCTCCAGCCCAGCGTCTCGGAGGGCACGGTGTCGCCGAACGGCCCCGAGGTGGGCACGTAGTCGACGATCGTCGAGATCGCCACCAGCACGATCAGGACCCAGAACGCGAGCAGCCGCTGCTCGCGCACCGTCCCACTGCGCAGCGTCAGCGAGCGGTCCACGCCAAGCACCAGCACGACCGCGGCGGCGTGCTCGAGATCAGCGATGCCGCCCCAGAACAGCAGCGTGATGAAGATGTAGGCGAGCAACGTCAGCCATGCCCGGTTCCGCCAGGGCGCGGGCAGCACGCCCACCGCGGCGGCGATGCACGCGAGGAGCCCTCCGCTGGGCCCGACGTCGAGCGCCGTGGCCTGATGCTGCACCCAGGGCCAGGCCGGGGTGAGGACAGTGAGCAGCCAGAGCAGTCCCGCGGTGGCGAGGACGGCGAACAGCTGCCCACCTGCGAACCACGCGGCGGTCACGCGCCACCCGCGATGCCACTCGAGGTACGCGACGCCGAGCAGGCATGCGACCAGCAGCAGATATCCCAGTGGCTGGGCCGCGAGGAAGGTGCCGGTCAGCGGCGTCCACCACCTGCCCTCCTGCAAAGCGGGCAGGCCGTACGCCAACACGTCCCAGAGGGGACTGTTCTGGAACGGACTCCACAGTGCCCCGGTTGCGAGCCCCGCCAACAGCAGCGCGACGAGGATCAGGATGCTGACGGGCAGCCGTCGGATCAGACGGAGGGGACCGCCGCGCTGCGGCGCGACGGCTTCCTCCGGGAGCGCCTGCCCGTCGACGGTCATGCCGCGACCGGGGCGGGGGAGACGGTGCGCTCGAACCACACGGGATGCCGTCTGTCCAGCGGGCAGGTCGTGTCAGCCGGGCCGTTCCAGATGCGGGGGCGGACGCGAAGCGCCGTGGGGGAGACTCTGGTGGTCATCCGTGTGCCTTTCGAACGAGGACGATCCGAGATCGGTGATTCGACAGTAGTCGAGCGCGGGATCGCCGTGGACGAGGCCAGACGGTGACAGCGGCAGCTGCCGGATCTCCTTGGCGGTTCCATTGACGCGGAGCGCGGGCGGGCGTCAGATGGTCTCATGCTCTCAGATCATGCCGACACACTGCTTGCCCTGCACCGCGGAGAGGGGTTCGTCATCCCCAACGCGTGGGATGCCGGATCGGCGCGCATCCTCGCGCAGGCCGGGTTCCCCGCGATCGCCACCACCAGCGCGGGGATCGCCTGGTCGCACGGCCTGCCCGACGGCGGCCGATTGAGCGCCGAGCGGATGCTCGAGCACATCGGAGAGATCGTCGCAGCGGTCGATGTGCCGGTGAGCGCGGACCTCGAGGACGGGTTCGGCGATTCGCCGGACGCCGTCGCGCGCACGGTCGGCTTGGCGATGCAGCTCGGGGCGGTGGGGGCCAACATCGAGGATGTCGCAGGCGGTCGCCTGATCGACGTCGAGCTCGCGGTGGACAAGCTGGTCGCTGTGCGCGAGGCCGCCCCGCGCGGTGCGTTCGTGATCAACGCGCGCACCGACCCGTACTTCGCATCCCGCTCGGCCGTCGACGACCCCTTCGCAGAGACCGTGTCGCGCGCGTTGCGATACGTGGACGCGGGTGCGGACTGCGTGTTCATCCCGGGGGTCGACGATGCCGACAGCATCCGCCGACTCGCATCAGAGATCCCCGTCCCGATCAACATCGTCGCGGGTCTGACCCCGACGCGCATCGACGCACCGATGCTGTTCTCGCTCGGTGTCGCGAGGGTCAGCATCGGCGGCGCGCTCGCCAGGGCGGCGCTGGCCTTCGTCGACCGCGCGGGACGCGAACTGCGTGAGACGGGCACCCTCGGCTTCCTTGACGAGGCGATGGCCTACGCCGACGTGCAGCGGCGATTCGGTTGACGTCGGTGGGTGGTCAGG from Microbacterium sp. H1-D42 carries:
- a CDS encoding isocitrate lyase/phosphoenolpyruvate mutase family protein produces the protein MLSDHADTLLALHRGEGFVIPNAWDAGSARILAQAGFPAIATTSAGIAWSHGLPDGGRLSAERMLEHIGEIVAAVDVPVSADLEDGFGDSPDAVARTVGLAMQLGAVGANIEDVAGGRLIDVELAVDKLVAVREAAPRGAFVINARTDPYFASRSAVDDPFAETVSRALRYVDAGADCVFIPGVDDADSIRRLASEIPVPINIVAGLTPTRIDAPMLFSLGVARVSIGGALARAALAFVDRAGRELRETGTLGFLDEAMAYADVQRRFG
- a CDS encoding DUF2156 domain-containing protein yields the protein MTVDGQALPEEAVAPQRGGPLRLIRRLPVSILILVALLLAGLATGALWSPFQNSPLWDVLAYGLPALQEGRWWTPLTGTFLAAQPLGYLLLVACLLGVAYLEWHRGWRVTAAWFAGGQLFAVLATAGLLWLLTVLTPAWPWVQHQATALDVGPSGGLLACIAAAVGVLPAPWRNRAWLTLLAYIFITLLFWGGIADLEHAAAVVLVLGVDRSLTLRSGTVREQRLLAFWVLIVLVAISTIVDYVPTSGPFGDTVPSETLGWSVLIDLGVSVLVLNGLRRGRRWAWLLSLLYAVLNVLLGAVIVLALRLSMEKDLEDLGLNARMAVATGVLWALFLIMLLITRRAFRWRRRPPLGSGPAPTRDDVITALQRHGGGTLSWMTTWEPNEYLRTSGGIVAYQRHNGVALALADPIGDPSDRAAAVAEFIDRAERAGLTPCFFSADDDTRAAGPEGWQSLVIADDTIVDLPGLEFTGKRWGAIRTAANRAQREGVTFTVTRLADERWGVRAQLQAISDLWVGDKDLPEMRFTLGTLAEAQDPHVRVAIATAANGDVDGFLSWLPVYGPEDGVRGWTLDLMRRRPDGFPPVMEYLIGMSAAAFRDEGAEFLSLSGAPLTHDYPPDAGAIAALSERLSDLLEPVYGFRSLHRFKEKFHPRYETLHLVYREAVDLPRISVALTQAFLPGATLRQYAAAGLDIIRRDD